In Ipomoea triloba cultivar NCNSP0323 chromosome 7, ASM357664v1, a single genomic region encodes these proteins:
- the LOC116024092 gene encoding uncharacterized protein LOC116024092, with protein MERMVEFMLAQQAQNQNQGQPRVDFAKAIANRQPPCYAREKVPVSLEEWIRTFNKLLNVVNCPANQRVPSAVYYLTKAVDNWWVTVGPDLLQDQEFGWEEFKVELRRQFYTDRIKGIKCEEFLRLKQKGANIQEYHDKYVELMRFAQEIVPDEASKARRFVRGLDWDVRRAISPFMCSTLKEAYDRASDHYQVYLDQQEVYGRNKRKADDKSRKFPLGNKKANKGSFNPIRGRGREGINQGNRPACQRCGRNHPGENCQGMKIKCFKCGLFGHKSFECQSQIDSPQKPLQKVEFQPMGKTLQYLAGDDPPAPAYAPILFMLLFTRLYLSVLLLPVVH; from the exons ATGGAACGAATGGTTGAGTTTATGCTAGCTCAGCAAGCCCAGAACCAAAACCAAGGGCAGCCACGGGTAGATTTTGCTAAGGCAATAGCAAACCGACAACCACCGTGTTACGCTAGAGAAAAAGTTCCGGTGAGTTTGGAGGAATGGATCAGGACGTTCAATAAATTGCTTAACGTAGTAAATTGTCCTGCGAATCAACGAGTACCTTCCGCGGTCTATTACCTGACGAAAGCCGTAGACAATTGGTGGGTAACAGTTGGACCTGACCTCCTACAAGACCAagagtttggttgggaggaattCAAAGTGGAATTGAGAAGACAATTCTACACCGATCGTATTAAAGGGATTAAATGCGAGGAGTTTCTACGACTAAAGCAAAAGGGAGCAAATATCCAAGAATACCATGACAAATACGTGGAGCTGATGCGTTTCGCTCAAGAGATTGTGCCTGATGAAGCGAGTAAGGCACGAAGATTTGTTCGAGGATTAGATTGGGATGTAAGAAGGGCGATTtcaccattcatgtgctctactctGAAAGAGGCGTACGATAGAGCCTCGGATCATTATCAGGTGTACTTGGACCAACAGGAAGTTTACGGCCGAAACAAAAGGAAGGCTGATGATAAATCACGGAAGTTCCCGTTGGGAAACAAGAAAGCTAACAAAGGTAGCTTTAACCCAATACGAGGAAGAGGAAGGGAAGGAATCAATCAGGGAAACCGTCCTGCTTGCCAAAGATGTGGAAGGAATCATCCCGGAGAAAATTGTCAAGGAATGAAGATTAAGTGCTTCAAGTGTGGTCTTTTTGGACACAAGTCCTTTGAGTGCCAAAGTCAGATAGACAGTCCCCAAAAACCCCTACAGAAG gtagagtTTCAACCTATGGGTAAAACTTTACag TATCTAGCGGGTGACGaccctccagctccggcttatgctccTATCCTATTCATGCTCCTGTTCACCCGGTTGTACCTGTCTGTCCTCCTGCTCCCAGTAGTCCATTGA